In Phaeodactylum tricornutum CCAP 1055/1 chromosome 10, whole genome shotgun sequence, a single genomic region encodes these proteins:
- a CDS encoding predicted protein, with protein MTLKTATLLLLVNVGIAAAFQPLLISSRSRPQVSSRKHTPLFATKEDVANKFDITSKYLSSALFSKTASSLALSLAITASAILPAYAVDAQIFTNDYADPFHPLCQRHVEVFKDGKSFHYSGTAVGPKGDTVLRGCSAQEIKDFGLRKGAFDGIILSDNRISAGDDIHEGVWEPANSASTTLGYEDVDGIRWNDGNKWIVKSQSIAKVKGDKYVVESKSGATRVGEVIFLAYIGFSTLAGAKGVYDGIQRKRQQQEA; from the coding sequence ATGACACTCAAAACTGCAACCTTGCTGCTACTGGTAAATGTCGGCATAGCGGCTGCTTTTCAACCATTGTTGATATCTTCTAGATCGCGTCCACAGGTTTCGTCGAGGAAGCATACTCCTCTTTTCGCGACCAAAGAAGATGTCGCCAATAAATTCGACATTACATCGAAATACCTTTCCTCTGCgcttttttccaaaacagcaTCGTCGCTGGCGTTATCGTTGGCAATTACCGCTTCGGCTATTTTACCAGCGTACGCCGTGGACGCGCAGATTTTTACCAACGATTACGCCGACCCGTTTCATCCACTCTGTCAACGTCACGTGGAAGTCTTCAAAGACGGCAAAAGCTTTCATTATTCCGGCACAGCTGTCGGTCCTAAGGGCGATACTGTTCTACGGGGCTGTAGTGCGCAAGAGATTAAAGACTTTGGTCTCCGCAAAGGCGCTTTTGACGGAATTATTCTCTCTGACAATCGCATCAGTGCCGGCGATGATATCCACGAAGGTGTTTGGGAGCCAGCCAACAGTGCATCAACAACTTTGGGCTACGAAGATGTCGACGGAATTCGGTGGAATGACGGGAACAAGTGGATTGTAAAGTCTCAATCGATTGCCAAAGTCAAGGGTGACAAATACGTTGTGGAAAGCAAGAGTGGTGCCACTCGTGTCGGCGAGGTAATTTTCCTCGCCTACATTGGCTTTAGCACGTTGGCGGGAGCCAAGGGTGTATATGATGGCATCCAACGTaaacgacaacaacaagagGCGTAA
- a CDS encoding predicted protein produces MYVSRISRTSLLWSLAAVWSSPVLSFARSTPRFFRVFSFPSASAIAMTSSTQPSVASTTLVEDPYLWLEDVESKESLDFAKAANDDCLSKLGHPETSSTGSYGKILSVLESDDRIPFVSQYGKDEQGNPILFNFWKDSKNPKGLWRKTTLSSYKSGTPAWEIVLNLDELAKTDDVSWVWKGSRALPRSRDPTDGQKVTRALLSLSRGGSDASHLKEFDLTTNTFVVDQPFVLPEAKTRASYKSRDVLWVGSDFGPDSLTDSGYPRTVREWVRGTNIDDAPTIFEGEQKDVAVSAYISDERTWNGGIYEIYSRSVTFYTSKVWMRKIQPEHLLTPDDPARQNIADPDELTPLDIQDDAEVSLLGNLMLISLRSDWTPVPGGPTYQRGSVIFALTDTFLEKGAAGSTYSVLFKPTDRTAYEYFTATKNYLVLSTMDNVKSKLQFYKIEGETLTLVSDPEAEAQIRDCSVSPVDPYDGSDEFWFTTSDFTTPSTLFLADAARVEGSSATDSFLQEKLRSLPPQYDASNLDVAQQIAVSNDGTEIPYFIIKNKDLKLDGKNPTLLYGYGGFEVSLGPHYIATAGLAWLERGGVYVEANIRGGGEFGPSWHQAALKANRNKAYEDFIAVGEHLIEAGICKPKTLAIRGGSNGGLLMGNMYTMRPDLWGAIHCAVPLLDMKRYHTLLAGASWMAEYGDPDTDDWEFLQKFSPYHNIDPTEEYPPILVTTSTRDDRVHPGHARKFVKKLWDDGKGKWPVYYYENIEGGHGGTADAKQSAFMTALAYDFMFDTLAKNAETA; encoded by the exons ATGTACGTATCGAGGATTTCGCGAACTTCTCTTCTCTGGAGTCTTGCTGCCGTTTGGTCCTCTCCCGTCTTATCGTTTGCTCGTTCGACACCGCGCTTCTTTCgcgttttttcttttcccTCAGCTTCCGCCATTGCCATGACTTCTTCCACGCAACCGTCCGTCGCCAGCACGACATTGGTGGAAGATCCGTATCTTTGGCTAGAAGACGTCGAGAGCAAGGAGTCCTtagactttgccaaagcgGCCAACGATGATTGTCTTTCCAAACTAGGACATCCGGAAACGTCGAGCACCGGCTCCTACGGGAAAATCCTGTCCGTTCTGGAGTCTGACGATCGCATTCCTTTCGTCTCTCAGTACGGAAAAGACGAACAAGGCAACCCGATTTTGTTCAATTTCTGGAAAGATTCCAAGAATCCCAAGGGACTCTGGAGAAAGACCACCTTGTCGAGCTACAAATCCGGTACGCCCGCTTGGGAAATCGTACTCAATCTGGATGAACTCGCCAAAACGGACGACGTGTCCTGGGTTTGGAAAGGCTCACGCGCATTGCCTCGTTCTCGTGATCCCACCGATGGTCAAAAAGTTACTCGGGCTTTGCTGTCGCTGAGTCGGGGTGGATCGGATGCCTCGCACTTGAAAGAATTTGATCTCACCACGAACACCTTCGTTGTCGACCAGCCCTTTGTTTTACCCGAAGCCAAGACAAGGGCCTCCTACAAATCGCGGGATGTTCTGTGGGTAGGTTCGGATTTTGGACCTGATTCGTTGACCGACAGCGGCTACCCACGGACGGTTCGCGAATGGGTCCGCGGAACCAATATCGATGACGCGCCGACCATTTTTGAAGGTGAGCAGAAGGATGTCGCCGTGTCGGCCTATATTTCGGACGAGCGAACTTGGAACGGTGGTATCTACGAAATATATTCGCGCAGTGTGACCTTCTACACGTCCAAAGTTTGGATGCGGAAAATTCAACCGGAGCACTTGCTGACACCGGATGATCCCGCACGTCAGAACATTGCCGATCCCGACGAACTAACACCGTTGGATATTCAAGATGACGCCGAAGTTTCGCTGTTGGGCAACCTGATGTTGATTTCACTGCGTTCTGACTGGACGCCTGTCCCAGGCGGTCCCACCTATCAGCGAGGTTCCGTGATTTTCGCATTGACGGATACGttcttggaaaagggggCGGCCGGCAGTACCTACAGTGTTTTGTTTAAACCCACAGACCGAACGGCGTATGAGTATTTTACAGCCACCAAAAATTATCTGGTCTTGTCCACAATGGACAATGTCAAGTCCAAGTTGCAATTTTACAAGATTGAAGGTGAAACGTTGACTCTGGTGAGCGATCCGGAAGCAGAAGCCCAGATCCGCGATTGCAGCGTTAGTCCGGTAGATCCGTACGATGGCAGTGACGAGTTTTGGTTTACAACAAGCGACTTTACGACTCCTTCGACGTTGTTTTTGGCGGATGCTGCTAGAGTCGAAGGAAGCAGTGCGACCGACTCGTTTTTGCAGGAAAAGCTACGTTCGTTGCCACCGCAGTACGATGCATCCAATTTGGATGTAGCGCAACAAATTGCCGTGAGCAACGATGGCACCGAAATACCCTATTTCATCATCAAGAATAAGGATTTGAAATTAGATGGCAAAAATCCTACTCTGCTGTACGGCTACGGTGGGTTTGAAGTGTCTTTAGGACCTCATTACATTGCGACTGCCGGTCTGGCTTGGTTGGAAAGAGGTGGTGTATATGTCGAAGCAAACATTCGAGGTGGTGGCGAGTTTGGTCCGTCCTGGCATCAAGCCGCGCTCAAAGCGAACAGAAACAAGGCATACGAAGATTTTATTGCAGTGGGTGAACACTTGATCGAGGCTGGTATCTGCAAACCAAAAACGTTGGCCATTCGCGGAGGGTCAAAC GGTGGCTTACTTATGGGGAATATGTACACTATGCGCCCTGACTTGTGGGGCGCCATTCACTGCGCCGTTCCGCTTCTGGATATGAAGCGTTATCACACTCTATTGGCTGGTGCAAGTTGGATGGCCGAATACGGTGATCCCGATACGGACGACTGGGAATTCCTTCAAAAGTTTTCGCCCTACCACA ACATAGACCCCACTGAAGAATATCCTCCAATTTTAGTGACGACGAGTACCAGAGACGACCGTGTCCATCCAGGTCACGCTCGCAAGTTTGTCAAGAAACTTTGGGATGACGGCAAAGGAAAGTGGCCTGTTTACTACTACGAAAACATTGAAGGTGGCCACGGAGGAACGGCAGACGCGAAACAAAGCGCATTCATGACCGCACTGGCATACGATTTCATGTTTGATACGCTTGCCAAGAATGCAGAGACTGCGTAA
- a CDS encoding predicted protein, protein MVEYDHGKRQMIKGGDRFSTSLVPVLRESVTSMLESFDVDVFLIAHFQVSKNRRQEIERALPTSVSLQVWEDATPLGYRSEHKQPTVLENMMNALSRQHRFVIKDNLLAYDLFLNFEDDMIVHGAHVQQFLNVTYELERLYEQASNHSQHRRAVDEEADFYGPLTKRRVSILVPGWMRVEAALPGWQPHDLNSNDHVPLNPHWNENNRALVKLDPTVCCHVRNDTAAANTHIPRSPPITDLFLWETSLDALSLRQIPHSSLGWVVLQAGNYMNKKVGSYWSGRDGYFADQPPSLTKGRYANNQGGWMATRWQIFNWHNEHCKGGLLPPFEYPFRSDGLDRRTVEFWSGGIHLFGIGGCNLQRVIPMDPNQFGKHLLYHSSNNKQRSPNVQHRFASRSIQHFWEQLNTIKQNAEVTKRVEIKYGKGIKYG, encoded by the coding sequence ATGGTTGAATACGATCACGGCAAACGGCAGATGATAAAGGGCGGGGATCGGTTCTCGACTTCTCTCGTCCCCGTTTTGCGAGAATCCGTCACGAGCATGCTCGAATCCTTCGACGTGGATGTCTTCCTCATTGCTCACTTTCAAGTCTCCAAAAATAGACGCCAAGAGATCGAACGCGCACTTCCCACTTCCGTATCACTTCAGGTATGGGAGGACGCTACTCCGTTGGGATATCGATCTGAACACAAACAACCAACCGTCCTCGAAAATATGATGAATGCCTTGAGTCGTCAACACCGTTTCGTTATCAAGGATAATTTGTTGGCATACGATCTATTTCTAAACTTTGAAGACGACATGATTGTTCATGGTGCTCATGTGCAGCAATTTCTGAACGTCACTTATGAGCTGGAACGTCTATACGAACAGGCGTCGAACCACAGTCAACATCGGCGCGCCGTAGACGAGGAAGCCGACTTCTATGGTCCACTTACCAAACGTCGTGTAAGCATTCTTGTACCAGGCTGGATGCGTGTAGAAGCGGCCCTCCCGGGATGGCAGCCGCACGATCTGAATAGCAATGATCACGTTCCGCTCAATCCGCACTGGAACGAGAACAACCGTGCCTTGGTCAAGCTGGATCCTACCGTCTGCTGTCATGTACGCAACGACACGGCAGCTGCCAACACCCATATACCACGTTCGCCGCCGATTACCGATTTGTTCCTTTGGGAAACAAGCCTCGACGCACTGAGCCTAAGGCAAATTCCTCACTCGTCTTTGGGGTGGGTTGTCTTGCAAGCTGGCAATTATATGAACAAAAAGGTAGGCTCGTACTGGAGTGGCCGAGACGGCTACTTTGCCGACCAGCCACCGTCACTTACCAAAGGACGATACGCCAACAACCAAGGGGGATGGATGGCAACACGTTGGCAAATCTTCAATTGGCACAACGAACACTGCAAGGGAGGGTTGTTGCCACCTTTTGAATATCCTTTTCGAAGTGATGGATTAGACCGCAGGACAGTAGAGTTCTGGAGCGGCGGGATACATCTCTTCGGGATAGGAGGCTGCAATTTGCAAAGGGTGATTCCAATGGACCCGAATCAATTCGGGAAACACTTACTGTATCACTCGTCTAATAATAAACAGCGATCGCCAAATGTTCAACATCGCTTTGCCTCTCGATCGATTCAACATTTCTGGGAGCAACTTAATACGATTAAGCAGAATGCGGAGGTAACAAAGCGTGTCGAGATCAAATACGGCAAAGGCATTAAATATGGGTAG
- a CDS encoding predicted protein yields the protein MIPLRRQSKRSNSKLHPHGFVVFLVALGGCLFALHQSVWRHVRVERVVALGSHSLVNAAHKAGVSKTNFSWKNEAVLIPKPKNEPGAHESSLPSWMIDYIEWHAEQRKLLLESNYMSFRYLILRCEDGRDFKCGGLSDRLKPLPLLFLEAAQSRRLLFIHWTRPAPLEEFLQPSRGGLDWRIPPWFESKMESEKVLLITTASTLAAGVRRTNRFVAARIQDQHGGSVLYNKIQGTRAYRRVFRSLWKSIFKPSLQVQTALQSQLKKMELIDGQYVAAHLRALYDKSTLDDTYLRAITLNAVNCASQLRQSSETPVYFAADTEDALVYVRHYARTQNLPIVAAHRQEPLHLDKSKSRNPRDYDNIFVDLFLLSQASCIAHGRGGFGRLGVLLSHNASCVFKFVENGTFKTCDWRA from the coding sequence ATGATACCGTTGCGCCGTCAATCGAAGCGATCAAACTCAAAACTTCATCCGCACGGTTTCGTGGTTTTCCTAGTCGCTCTAGGAGGATGTTTGTTCGCATTACACCAAAGCGTTTGGAGACACGTTCGTGTTGAAAGAGTTGTTGCCCTTGGATCGCATTCTTTAGTCAATGCAGCTCATAAAGCGGGGGTTTCAAAGACCAACTTTTCATGGAAAAACGAAGCCGTACTGATTCCGAAGCCCAAGAATGAACCCGGTGCACATGAATCTAGTCTACCTTCTTGGATGATAGACTATATCGAATGGCATGCGGAACAGCGAAAATTGCTGTTGGAGTCCAACTACATGTCGTTTCGTTATTTGATTCTTCGATGTGAGGACGGAAGAGACTTCAAATGTGGAGGACTCTCAGATCGCCTCAAGCCGTTGCCGCTGTTATTTCTGGAGGCTGCCCAGTCCCGGCGACTCCTTTTTATTCATTGGACAAGACCTGCGCCGTTAGAGGAATTTTTACAGCCTTCCCGCGGAGGCTTGGACTGGAGAATACCTCCATGGTTCGAGTCCAAAATGGAGTCGGAGAAAGTCCTACTCATTACTACTGCTAGTACGCTAGCAGCGGGTGTCAGGCGGACGAACAGATTCGTTGCCGCTCGCATACAAGATCAACATGGGGGCTCAGTGCTGTACAACAAAATTCAAGGCACCCGCGCGTACCGTAGAGTATTCCGCTCCCTTTGGAAATCTATCTTCAAGCCATCACTGCAGGTACAAACCGCATTACAGTCACAGCTCAAAAAGATGGAACTGATAGATGGACAGTATGTTGCTGCTCATTTGCGAGCCTTGTATGACAAAAGTACCCTCGATGATACATATTTGCGCGCTATAACCCTCAATGCCGTGAATTGTGCCAGCCAGTTGCGGCAATCCTCCGAGACGCCGGTGTACTTTGCAGCTGATACAGAGGACGCACTCGTTTACGTGCGCCACTATGCGAGGACTCAGAATTTACCTATTGTGGCAGCACACCGGCAGGAGCCGTTGCATTTGGACAAGTCGAAAAGTCGAAATCCGCGGGATTATGACAATATATTTGTAGATCTCTTCTTGTTGAGTCAGGCAAGCTGCATTGCCCACGGTCGTGGTGGTTTTGGAAGGCTGGGTGTGCTTCTGTCGCACAACGCTTCTTGCGTGTTCAAATTTGTGGAGAATGGAACGTTCAAGACCTGCGACTGGCGAGCGTAG
- a CDS encoding predicted protein has translation MFAVSSFSHSRFGLSRICVNRSFAAASVTEKVWKVYLSGEIHSDWREVIAEGVVDKSLPVTLTAPNTSHEDSDDCGAFILGMQQERPNWDKIGASMNSVRTKTLLSEADVVVVRFGEKYRQWNAAFDAGYAVAMGKPLITLHPPAISHMLKEVNASASVVCEHPEQVVQTLAYVIRGELPATPKDGAAYMPIADRLGKGNPNP, from the exons ATGTTCGCcgtctcttccttttcccaTAGTCGGTTCGGTCTCTCTAGAATTTGTGTCAATCGCTCATTTGCGGCAGCGTCTGTGACTGAGAAAGTATGGAAAGTCTATCTTTCCG GTGAAATCCATTCCGATTGGCGCGAAGTGATTGCTGAGGGGGTTGTGGACAAGTCTCTTCCTGTCACCTTGACGGCTCCCAATACATCGCATGAAGACAGCGACGATTGCGGCGCCTTTATTCTCGGTATGCAGCAAGAGCGGCCTAATTGGGACAAGATCGGAGCCAGCATGAACAGCGTTCGTACTAAAACATTGCTTTCCGAAGCTGACGTTGTTGTGGTGCGATTCGGTGAAAAGTATCGTCAGTGGAACGCTGCTTTTGACGCCGGTTACGCCGTTGCAATGGGCAAACCGTTAATTACCTTGCACCCGCCGGCGATCTCGCATATGCTCAAAGAGGTGAACGCATCTGCCAGCGTTGTTTGTGAGCATCCGGAGCAAGTTGTCCAAACATTGGCGTACGTCATTCGTGGCGAACTACCAGCGACACCGAAAGATGGAGCCGCCTATATGCCAATAGCAGATCGGTTGGGCAAGGGAAATCCCAATCCGTAA
- a CDS encoding type II DNA topoisomerase VI subunit (Spo11/Topoisomerase VIA proteins initiate double strand break formation in meiotic recombination and are related to type II topoisomerase VI subunit A of archaea. Both the Phaeodactylum tricornutum and Thalassiosira pseudonana genomes contain two spo11 homologs. This homolog is most similar to Tps_101261 and may represent the meiotically regulated spo11 homolog.; SPO11) homolog 1): MEDLIESGVVEDGTNQGRYAVIDATLEIPGRALSVTQTPVYGRHDHLTSDEVIARIERLIETVVLALERGRMPILETLWIPLENGSGGEDAVLGAQQGDILRKTFHLHQCRSFTSILLVLDFCHSLLRARRTTTTREVYYYHVTHYRSQKECDSAIQDTAILLQVPRSSLGLKASPKGWFCGDVQLVSNGQVVLDGRHLQSIHGAPISGEWLAPTRDFTIHSCAATCILVIEKEGVYNRLVEDRFFDRFPCILVTGKGFPDLSTRALVHVLHHTLGLLPVRGLCDCNPYGVMVLHTYQHTARKGVDGGHRFGVPISWIGLRPSQVQQLQRQPNTKHGQSKLPDQVFQSLTALDKRRLEHHLLSEQHGWTTFGPDERRVEELEEMLKNGYKMELEALNWLGMDFITKWLGDIFHYQDRAGHGHEGNSCWMDII; the protein is encoded by the coding sequence ATGGAGGACCTTATCGAGAGCGGCGTCGTCGAAGATGGAACCAATCAAGGCCGGTACGCCGTCATTGATGCGACTTTGGAAATTCCCGGACGAGCACTATCCGTCACGCAAACACCAGTCTACGGCCGACATGATCATCTGACATCCGACGAAGTAATCGCTCGCATCGAGCGCTTGATTGAGACAGTGGTTTTGGCACTAGAGAGAGGTAGAATGCCCATCCTCGAGACGTTGTGGATCCCTTTGGAAAATGGGAGCGGCGGCGAAGACGCGGTTTTGGGTGCGCAGCAAGGCGACATTTTACGCAAGACCTTTCACTTGCATCAGTGTCGATCGTTTACTAGTATTTTACTTGTTCTAGACTTCTGTCACTCTCTGCTACGTGCTCGGCGTACAACAACAACCCGTGAAGTTTACTACTACCACGTGACGCACTACCGCTCCCAAAAAGAATGCGATTCCGCCATTCAGGATACCGCAATATTACTTCAGGTTCCACGCAGCAGTCTTGGTTTAAAAGCCTCACCAAAAGGATGGTTTTGTGGAGATGTCCAGCTGGTGTCGAACGGTCAGGTTGTCTTGGACGGACGGCATTTGCAATCTATTCACGGTGCCCCCATTAGTGGCGAATGGCTCGCCCCTACTCGCGACTTTACAATTCATTCGTGCGCCGCCACATGTATCCTGGTCATTGAAAAGGAAGGCGTGTACAATCGTTTGGTGGAGGATCGTTTTTTCGATCGATTTCCTTGCATCTTGGTCACGGGCAAGGGTTTTCCAGATTTGTCAACCAGGGCCCTCGTCCACGTGCTGCACCACACATTGGGGCTTCTACCCGTCCGTGGACTCTGTGATTGCAATCCATACGGTGTCATGGTCTTGCATACGTATCAACATACCGCGCGGAAAGGTGTGGATGGTGGACACCGTTTTGGGGTTCCAATATCGTGGATTGGTTTGCGACCATCGCAAGTTCAACAGCTTCAGCGGCAGCCCAACACCAAACATGGTCAGTCCAAACTGCCGGATCAAGTTTTTCAAAGCCTGACAGCTCTCGATAAGCGACGCTTAGAACATCACTTGTTGAGTGAGCAACATGGCTGGACAACATTCGGACCAGATGAGCGACGGGTGGAAGAGTTGGAGGAAATGCTGAAGAACGGCTACAAGATGGAATTGGAAGCTTTGAACTGGTTGGGAATGGACTTTATCACAAAGTGGCTTGGTGATATCTTTCATTATCAAGACAGAGCGGGACACGGGCATGAAGGGAACAGTTGTTGGATGGATATTATTTGA
- a CDS encoding predicted protein (EDS5 has an essential function in the SA-dependent pathway of plant defense against pathogens response and induced by UV-C. It is homologous with members of the MATE (multidrug and toxin extrusion) transporter family. As in plants, the protein is predicated to have 9 transmembrane domains with additional signal peptide (0.96). Good EST coverage.) yields the protein MVARFRTPCRALLLLVLSICFQADEIDAFSSFLPNVFRGHATKVPTTLPKEDLVNLKRKVAPLYEASSAITNEEDLPLPISIPPLPKKASKRQMMSFAIPALGIYLSNPLLSNIDNAFVGRTVGTAGLAALSPATICTDQMLYLFSFLSRATTGLVSRAYAATDDGQGDREAACDAASAPLTISLLCGLVLTIVYALWTPRMLVAFNVNPALRASAASYIYWRGAVAWAALAQSVSLSVMMATRDAITPLKIIGLAALFNIAGDALLCVWPVRWGCTGAAAATSLATLVSSGFMLAALRKKALLPKVRLPSKEELGGLMEFTGPLLAITLTRLGGFIAMQKAAMGLGVGPLAAYQLSINLVIFFLLFGEPLSQLSQTKLPALVDQGDGDAVRATLKSVLTLAAFAAVGVGGVAYGAISWGSSVFSADTAVQLLAKEAAPAVFMSVAVAIFTVAVDGAMLASRDFGFMLTVGLATFLAQIALLRNHCSSLSFVFGTFTMRLGVYAVLAMMRVASGQGALGKVIRKKADTVA from the coding sequence ATGGTTGCGCGTTTTCGGACGCCGTGTAGAGCGCTTCTACTGCTGGTCCTCTCTATATGTTTCCAagcggacgaaatcgacgcGTTTTCGTCCTTTCTCCCAAACGTGTTTCGTGGCCATGCTACAAAAGTTCcgacgactttgccaaaggaGGACTTGGTCAATTTGAAACGGAAAGTAGCCCCGCTTTACGAAGCCTCTTCTGCTATAACGAACGAGGAGGATCTCCCCTTGCCAATATCCATTCCACCACTACCGAAGAAGGCCAGCAAACGGCAAATGATGTCGTTTGCCATACCCGCGCTCGGAATTTACCTGTCAAACCCACTACTATCCAATATTGATAACgcctttgttggaagaaCTGTTGGAACCGCTGGCCTGGCAGCGTTGTCTCCCGCAACCATTTGTACCGACCAAATGCTGTATTTGTTTTCTTTCCTTTCCCGAGCTACCACAGGTCTCGTATCGCGCGCTTACGCAGCAACGGACGACGGTCAAGGGGACCGAGAGGCAGCTTGCGACGCCGCTTCAGCTCCTTTGACAATATCGCTTCTGTGCGGGCTGGTCCTAACCATCGTGTACGCTCTCTGGACGCCCCGCATGCTGGTGGCCTTCAATGTGAATCCCGCGCTGCGCGCATCGGCCGCGTCGTACATTTACTGGCGTGGAGCTGTGGCCTGGGCTGCCCTTGCTCAGAGTGTATCGCTTTCCGTCATGATGGCCACACGCGATGCCATCACGCCGCTCAAAATCATCGGATTAGCCGCTCTTTTCAATATTGCTGGAGATGCTTTATTGTGCGTGTGGCCAGTTCGGTGGGGCTGTACCGGTGCCGCTGCTGCCACGTCGCTGGCAACACTGGTGAGCTCGGGCTTCATGCTGGCGGCGCTGCGGAAGAAAGCGTTGTTGCCCAAGGTGCGACTACCTTCCAAGGAAGAGCTGGGAGGACTTATGGAATTTACTGGACCCCTCCTGGCGATCACACTGACACGCCTGGGAGGATTCATTGCCATGCAAAAAGCAGCGATGGGACTGGGCGTCGGGCCGTTGGCCGCGTATCAGCTCAGCATCAACCTtgtcattttctttttgctcttTGGTGAACCTCTCAGTCAGTTGTCGCAAACAAAACTACCGGCATTGGTAGATCAAGGTGACGGTGATGCTGTCCGTGCGACTTTGAAGTCGGTCCTTACATTGGCAGCCTTTGCCGCTGTAGGCGTCGGTGGTGTGGCGTATGGTGCTATTTCGTGGGGGTCCAGTGTCTTTTCAGCCGACACGGCCGTGCAGCTGCTCGCAAAAGAAGCCGCTCCGGCGGTATTCATGTCCGTGGCGGTCGCCATTTTTACAGTCGCCGTAGACGGTGCTATGTTGGCTTCTCGAGACTTTGGGTTCATGCTGACGGTCGGGTTGGCTACTTTCCTAGCGCAAATTGCGCTGCTACGAAACCATTGTTCGTCGCTCAGTTTTGTGTTTGGGACTTTTACGATGCGGTTAGGGGTCTATGCTGTTCTAGCTATGATGCGGGTAGCCTCAGGTCAGGGGGCTTTGGGGAAAGTTATTCGCAAGAAAGCCGATACAGTAGCGTAG